In the genome of bacterium SCSIO 12827, the window TGAACCGCAGCGAACTGGCCGTTCCCGGTTCCAACCCCACGTTCATGGAAAAGGCTGCCAAAAGTAACGCCGACGTGGTGTTCCTGGACCTGGAAGACGCCGTCGCCCCGGATGACAAGGCGCCTGCGCGCAAGAACATCATCGCCGCCCTGAACGATCTGGACTGGTCGGGCAAGACCGTGTCCATTCGCATCAACGGCCTGGATACCCATTACATGTACCGCGATCTGGTCGAGATCCTGGAAGGGGCGCCGGGCAAGCTTGACCTGATCATGATCCCCAAAGTCGGCACGGCGTCGGACGTCTATGCCATCGATATGATGGTGACCCAGATCGAAGACGCGACCAAGGTGTCCAAGCGCATCGGCTTCGAGCTGATCATCGAAACGGCCTTGGGTATGCAGAATCTGGCGGAAATCGCCCAGGCGTCCAAGCGCAACGAATCCCTGCACTTCGGTGTCGCCGACTACGCGGCGTCGACCAAGGCGCGGACCACCGTCATCGGCGGCCCGAACCGGGACTATGCCGTGCTGACCGATCCCGACGACGCCGGCAACCGCGACGTTC includes:
- a CDS encoding CoA ester lyase; amino-acid sequence: MSFHIVEQAPARLNRSELAVPGSNPTFMEKAAKSNADVVFLDLEDAVAPDDKAPARKNIIAALNDLDWSGKTVSIRINGLDTHYMYRDLVEILEGAPGKLDLIMIPKVGTASDVYAIDMMVTQIEDATKVSKRIGFELIIETALGMQNLAEIAQASKRNESLHFGVADYAASTKARTTVIGGPNRDYAVLTDPDDAGNRDVHWGDMWHYPIAKMVVVARANGLRPIDGPFGDFSDPDGYKAQAMRASTLGCEGKWAIHPSQIDLANELFSPSEKEVTQAQRILDAMDQAQKEGKGAVSLDGRLIDIASIRQAKVLVEKAAQIKGS